Proteins from a genomic interval of Hippocampus zosterae strain Florida chromosome 14, ASM2543408v3, whole genome shotgun sequence:
- the LOC127614447 gene encoding uncharacterized protein LOC127614447: MNPLSQVITKTGYGYRLRNGATISHLLYMDDIKLYAKSERDIDSLIHTTRIDSSDIGMSFGLEKCSRMVTKRGRVVRTEGVSLPEGTIADIEDSYKYLGIPQANGNLELATRKAATAKYLQRVRQVLRSQLNGKNKTRAINSYALPVIRYPAGIIRWPKEEIQTTDVKTRKLLTMHGGFHPKSSTLRLYASRKDGGRGLVSVRATVQDETSKLHEYIKEKAPTDDVLRECLRQWGTEDEALEEGPSWEDKPLHGMYHRTITEVADLKKSYQWLERAGLQDSTEALILAAQEQALSTRAIEAQIYHTRQDPRCRLCKEAPETIQHITAGCKMLAGKAYMERHNQVAGIVYRNICAEYGLETPRSKWETPPKVVENDRAKILWDFQIQTDKMVMANQPDIMIIDKGQRKAVVVDVAVPSDGNIRKKEHEKLEKYQGLREELERAWKVKVTVVPVVVGALGAVTPKLDEWLQQIPGTTSDISVQKCAVLGTARILRRTLKLPGLW; the protein is encoded by the coding sequence ATGAACccactaagccaagtaatcaccaagacaggctatggataccgcctcagaaatggagctacaatcagtcacctcctctacatggatgacataaagctgtatgctaagagcgaaagggacatagattccctgatccataCAACCAGGAtcgacagcagcgacatcgggatgtcattcgggcttgagaaatgtagtcgaatggtgactaagagaggaagggtagtccgcactgaaggggtctcactccctgaaggaacaatagcagacattgaggacagctacaagtaccttggtataccacaagccaatggcaacctcgaactggcaacaaggaaagcggctacggccaaatacctccagcgagtgaggcaagtcctaagaagccagctcaatggcaagaataagacccgggcaataaacagctatgccctgccagtgatcagataccctgcaggaataataaggtggccaaaggaagagattcagaccacggatgttaagacccgaaagctcctaaccatgcatggagggttccatcccaaatccagcaccctgagactgtacgcaagccgaaaggatggaggccggggactagtgagtgtgagagccactgtccaggatgaaacatccaagctccatgaatacatcaaggagaaggctccaacggatgacgtactcagagaatgtctcagacaatggggaacagaagatgaggcgctggaagagggaccatcatgggaggacaagcccctacacgggatgtaccaccggaccataactgaagtggctgatctcaagaagtcctatcagtggctagagagggctggcctgcaggacagcacagaggcactcatcctggctgctcaggagcaggccttgagcaccagagccatcgaggcccagatataccacaccagacaagacccaaggtgtaggttgtgcaaagaggcacctgagacgatccaacacataactgcagggtgtaagatgctggcagggaaagcctacatggaacgccataaccaggtggctggcatagtctaccgaaacatctgtgccgagtatggactggaaaccccaaggtcaaaatgggaaacacctccgaaggtggtggagaatgacagagcgaagatcctgtgggacttccagatccagactgacaagatggtaatggcgaaccaaccagatatcatgatcattgataaaggacagaggaaagccgttgtagtggatgtagcggtcccaagtgatggaaacatcaggaagaaggaacatgagaaactcgagaaataccaagggctccgagaggagctggagagagcctggaaggtaaaggtgacagtcgtgcctgtggtggtcggagcactcggggcagtgacccccaaactagatgagtggttgcaacagatcccgggaacaacatcggacatctcagtccagaaatgtgcagtgctgggaacagcaaggatactgcgcagaaccctcaagcttcctggcctctggtag